From one Conyzicola nivalis genomic stretch:
- a CDS encoding ATP-binding protein has protein sequence MSRGRLVVLLGAAPGVGKTYAMLEEGRRLAAAGKDVVVAVVETHGRAATAALVDGLEVVPRTAVEHRGVSLTELDLDAVLTRRPAWALVDELAHTNAPGSRNGKRWQDVEELVAAGINVMSTVNVQHIESLNDVVQQITGATQRESIPDAVLRGADKVELVDLAPQSLRDRLGEGLVYPAARVDAALSNYFRLGNLTALRELALLWLADEVDSALQKYRAEHGIDSKWEARERVVVALTGGPEGETLLRRGARIAARSSGGQLLAVHVTTTDGLAEINPGVLAAQRQLVETLGGSYHQVVGEQISKALVEFARSVNATQLVIGVSRRGWLSTLLSGSGNGAAVIREAGDIDVHIVSHAAAGRRSLPRVGGALSTKRRLTGLALAVVGLPVVTWLLGLVRTDASITSDVLAFQLFVVVVALVGGIWPALVSALLAGFLLDFFFVSPLYTMTVSDPLHLVALVVFVIVAVLVSIVVDQAARRSRAAARALAESETLATVAGSVLQGQDALEALVTRMREAFRMTSVIVYDRGVALHTATDADLASPDDVETDLPLGETAHLYLRGPDLPPSDRRILEAFLSQIESALQRRSLVSEAEGMRPLAEADRLRTALLAAVGHDLRRPLAAATAAVTSLRSTEVELSAADRADLLETAEESLDGLASLVTKLLDASRLQAGVLGVSVEPTAVDEVVLGALDELGTSPGEVRLELASDLHAVSADPVLLQRVIVNLLANALRFSPDGTAPVIATSEFGGRVELRVIDAGPGIPAERRDDVFVPFQRLGDTDNTTGVGLGLALSKGFVEAMGGTLEPEDTPGGGLTMVVALPLSTTDAP, from the coding sequence ATGAGCCGCGGTCGGCTGGTCGTGCTGCTCGGCGCCGCCCCGGGCGTCGGCAAGACCTACGCCATGCTCGAGGAGGGGCGACGCCTCGCCGCGGCGGGCAAAGACGTGGTGGTCGCGGTCGTGGAAACCCACGGCCGCGCCGCCACCGCCGCCCTGGTCGACGGCCTCGAGGTCGTGCCGCGGACGGCCGTCGAGCATCGGGGGGTGTCGCTCACCGAACTGGACCTGGACGCCGTGCTCACCCGCCGGCCGGCCTGGGCGCTCGTCGACGAACTCGCGCACACGAACGCGCCGGGGTCGCGCAACGGCAAGCGCTGGCAAGACGTGGAAGAGCTGGTCGCGGCGGGCATCAACGTCATGTCGACGGTGAACGTGCAACACATCGAGAGCCTCAACGACGTCGTGCAGCAGATCACCGGCGCGACACAACGCGAGTCGATCCCCGACGCCGTTCTGCGCGGCGCCGACAAGGTCGAGCTGGTCGACCTCGCGCCGCAGTCGCTGCGCGACCGCCTCGGCGAGGGACTCGTCTATCCCGCCGCGCGGGTGGACGCGGCGTTGTCGAACTACTTCCGGCTGGGCAACCTGACCGCGCTCCGCGAACTGGCCCTGCTCTGGCTCGCCGACGAGGTCGACAGCGCGCTGCAGAAGTACCGCGCCGAGCACGGCATCGACTCCAAGTGGGAGGCACGCGAGCGGGTCGTCGTCGCGCTCACCGGCGGCCCGGAGGGCGAGACGCTGCTGCGCAGAGGCGCCCGCATCGCGGCCCGGTCGAGCGGCGGCCAGCTGCTGGCCGTGCACGTGACGACGACCGACGGCCTCGCCGAGATCAACCCGGGCGTGCTCGCCGCACAGCGCCAGCTCGTCGAAACCCTCGGCGGCAGCTACCACCAGGTCGTCGGCGAGCAGATCTCCAAGGCGCTCGTCGAGTTCGCACGCAGCGTCAACGCCACCCAGCTCGTGATCGGCGTCAGCCGGCGCGGCTGGCTCAGCACCCTGCTCAGCGGGTCCGGTAACGGCGCGGCGGTGATCCGGGAGGCCGGCGACATCGACGTGCACATCGTCTCGCACGCCGCGGCGGGCCGTCGATCGCTCCCCCGCGTCGGCGGAGCCCTGTCGACGAAGCGCAGGCTCACCGGCCTCGCGCTCGCCGTGGTCGGCTTGCCGGTCGTCACCTGGCTGCTCGGTCTCGTGCGCACCGACGCGTCGATCACGAGCGACGTGCTCGCCTTCCAACTCTTCGTGGTGGTCGTCGCGCTCGTGGGCGGCATCTGGCCGGCTCTCGTCTCCGCGCTGCTCGCCGGGTTCCTCCTCGACTTCTTCTTCGTCTCGCCGCTGTACACGATGACCGTCAGCGATCCGCTGCACCTCGTGGCGCTCGTCGTGTTCGTCATCGTCGCCGTGCTCGTCAGCATCGTCGTCGACCAGGCGGCACGCCGGTCGCGCGCGGCCGCCCGAGCGCTCGCCGAATCGGAGACCCTGGCGACGGTCGCCGGCAGTGTGCTGCAGGGGCAGGACGCCCTCGAGGCCCTCGTGACGCGCATGCGCGAGGCCTTCCGCATGACGAGCGTCATCGTCTACGACCGCGGGGTCGCCCTCCACACGGCCACCGATGCCGACCTCGCGTCCCCCGACGACGTGGAGACCGACCTACCGCTCGGCGAGACCGCCCATCTGTACCTCCGCGGACCCGATCTGCCGCCGTCGGACAGGCGCATCCTCGAAGCATTCCTCTCCCAGATCGAGTCGGCCCTGCAGCGCCGCTCGCTCGTCTCGGAAGCCGAGGGCATGCGGCCGCTCGCCGAAGCGGACCGCCTGCGCACCGCCCTGCTCGCCGCCGTCGGTCACGACCTGCGCCGCCCGCTCGCCGCCGCCACCGCAGCGGTCACCAGCCTGCGCTCCACCGAGGTCGAGCTCTCCGCCGCCGACCGCGCCGATCTGCTCGAGACCGCGGAGGAGAGCCTCGACGGCCTCGCCTCGCTCGTCACGAAACTGCTGGACGCCTCCCGCCTGCAGGCGGGAGTGCTGGGGGTCTCGGTCGAACCGACGGCGGTCGACGAGGTCGTCCTCGGGGCCCTCGACGAACTCGGCACCTCGCCGGGAGAGGTGCGGCTCGAACTCGCGTCCGACCTGCACGCGGTGTCGGCGGACCCGGTGCTGCTGCAGCGGGTGATCGTGAACCTCCTCGCCAACGCGCTGCGCTTCTCGCCGGACGGTACCGCGCCGGTAATCGCGACGAGCGAGTTCGGCGGACGGGTCGAATTGCGCGTGATCGATGCCGGTCCCGGCATCCCCGCCGAGCGCCGTGACGACGTGTTCGTGCCGTTCCAGCGGCTCGGCGACACCGACAACACGACGGGAGTCGGCCTCGGCCTCGCCCTGTCGAAGGGCTTCGTCGAAGCCATGGGCGGTACGCTCGAGCCCGAAGACACCCCGGGTGGAGGACTGACCATGGTCGTCGCCCTCCCGCTCTCGACAACGGATGCCCCGTGA
- a CDS encoding response regulator, whose product MKILIADDDPQILRALRITLSARGYDVLTASDGREALRLAADGHPDIIVLDLGMPGLTGIEVIEGVRGWSSVPILVVSGRSDSLDKVEALDAGADDYVTKPFAADELLARIRALGRRTPTATDEPVVTFGDVTVDLAAHVVSRSGATVRLTPTEWRLLEVLVRNPDRLVTRETLLTEVWGPQYTTDTGYLRLYLAQLRKKLEAEPSKPRFLLTEAGMGYRFAPAGG is encoded by the coding sequence GTGAAAATTCTGATCGCCGACGACGACCCGCAGATCCTGCGTGCGCTCCGGATCACCCTGTCGGCCCGGGGCTACGACGTGCTGACGGCGAGCGACGGGCGCGAGGCCCTGCGTCTGGCCGCCGACGGTCACCCCGACATCATCGTGCTCGACCTCGGCATGCCCGGACTCACCGGAATCGAGGTGATCGAGGGGGTGCGCGGCTGGTCGAGCGTGCCCATCCTCGTCGTCTCCGGGCGCAGCGACTCGCTCGACAAAGTCGAGGCGCTGGATGCCGGCGCCGACGACTACGTCACCAAGCCGTTCGCCGCGGACGAGCTGCTCGCGCGCATCCGCGCCCTCGGACGTCGGACGCCGACGGCCACGGATGAACCGGTCGTCACCTTCGGCGACGTCACCGTCGACCTGGCCGCCCACGTTGTCAGCCGCTCGGGCGCGACGGTGCGACTCACACCGACCGAGTGGCGCCTGCTCGAGGTGCTCGTGCGCAACCCCGACCGGCTCGTCACCCGCGAGACCCTGCTCACCGAGGTGTGGGGGCCGCAGTACACCACCGACACCGGCTACCTGCGGTTGTACCTCGCGCAGCTGCGCAAGAAACTCGAGGCGGAGCCGTCGAAGCCGCGCTTCCTGCTCACCGAGGCGGGCATGGGCTACCGGTTCGCGCCCGCCGGCGGTTAG
- a CDS encoding DUF1801 domain-containing protein, which translates to MDGTAAVDSYMDSLDHPFATELQTVRQYILAAHPRVTERIKWKSPSFHVGTDDLGAFELRPTGFLRLILVFPYGLVADPTGLMTGTWADRRELRFTSAADVTAKRFPLQHVVRDWVALLPESV; encoded by the coding sequence ATGGATGGCACAGCCGCGGTCGATTCGTATATGGACTCGCTCGATCACCCGTTCGCCACGGAGTTGCAGACGGTGCGCCAATACATCCTGGCCGCCCACCCGCGCGTGACCGAACGCATCAAGTGGAAGTCGCCGAGCTTCCACGTCGGCACAGACGACCTCGGCGCCTTCGAGTTGCGGCCCACCGGCTTTCTGCGGCTCATCCTCGTCTTTCCCTACGGTCTGGTCGCGGATCCGACCGGGCTGATGACCGGGACCTGGGCGGACCGCCGCGAGCTGCGGTTCACCAGCGCCGCGGACGTCACGGCAAAACGCTTCCCGCTGCAGCACGTCGTGCGCGACTGGGTGGCGCTGCTGCCCGAGTCCGTCTAA
- a CDS encoding SRPBCC family protein, with amino-acid sequence MASESRHISVDVNRPPDEVYGYTSDHTNLPAWASGIGDSIELVDDEWVVESPMGRLTIRFAEPNDLGVLDHTVTLASGEIFYNPMRVIQHGTASEVIFTLRRSDDQSDEEFEHDAATIAADLHTLKALLEGENAAEDGLEHAV; translated from the coding sequence ATGGCATCCGAATCACGGCACATCTCCGTCGACGTCAACCGACCACCCGACGAGGTGTACGGCTACACCTCCGACCACACCAACCTGCCCGCGTGGGCGAGCGGGATCGGCGACAGCATCGAGCTCGTCGACGACGAGTGGGTGGTGGAATCGCCGATGGGGCGCCTGACGATCCGGTTCGCCGAGCCCAACGATCTCGGTGTGCTCGACCACACGGTGACCCTTGCGAGCGGCGAGATCTTCTACAACCCCATGCGCGTCATCCAGCACGGGACGGCCAGCGAGGTGATCTTCACCCTGAGACGCTCCGACGACCAGTCCGACGAGGAGTTCGAACACGACGCCGCGACGATCGCCGCCGACCTGCACACGCTGAAGGCGCTGCTCGAGGGCGAGAACGCGGCGGAGGACGGCCTGGAGCACGCCGTCTAG
- a CDS encoding Lrp/AsnC family transcriptional regulator — protein sequence MTALDALDTAILAELQSDARRSNRDVASAVGVSPTTALDRTRALRDRGVITGASLDVDLSAIGRPVQAMIAVRIRPPSRRNIENFRNWASALPDTLGVFVTSGNEDFLIHVAVPDNDSLYAFVIDKLTERAEIADVRTSIVYEHLRNRAISPVV from the coding sequence ATGACCGCGCTGGACGCACTAGATACGGCGATACTGGCCGAACTGCAGTCGGATGCACGGCGCAGCAACCGCGACGTCGCCTCCGCCGTCGGAGTCTCCCCGACCACGGCCCTCGACCGCACCCGCGCCCTGCGCGACCGCGGCGTGATCACCGGAGCGAGCCTCGACGTGGACCTCTCCGCCATCGGCCGCCCGGTGCAGGCGATGATCGCCGTGCGCATCCGACCGCCGTCGCGACGCAACATCGAGAACTTCCGCAACTGGGCGAGCGCCCTGCCCGACACCCTCGGCGTGTTCGTCACCTCGGGTAACGAGGACTTCCTCATCCACGTCGCCGTGCCCGACAACGACAGCCTCTACGCGTTCGTGATCGACAAGCTCACCGAGCGTGCCGAGATCGCCGACGTGCGCACGTCGATCGTGTACGAGCACCTGCGCAATCGCGCGATCTCGCCGGTGGTCTAG
- a CDS encoding DUF2000 domain-containing protein, with product MTTPAFSPDEINTGDATRAARLKWVVIVDRDTPPGRMVNAVACVSAATGAVVDGLIAGGGADAAGTDHPGLPWSGCSVLATSAEKLGNARAKAVAVDGLLVVDMPLAAQTNRVYDGYLAELATTAPADLAVSAVSIVGERAEVDAIVKRLSLLA from the coding sequence ATGACCACACCCGCCTTTTCCCCGGACGAAATCAACACCGGCGATGCCACCCGCGCCGCCCGCCTGAAGTGGGTCGTGATCGTCGACCGCGACACGCCTCCCGGCCGGATGGTCAACGCCGTCGCCTGCGTGTCTGCCGCGACGGGGGCGGTCGTCGACGGCCTGATCGCCGGGGGCGGTGCGGACGCGGCGGGCACCGACCACCCCGGACTCCCCTGGTCCGGCTGTTCGGTTCTCGCCACGAGCGCTGAGAAGCTCGGGAACGCCCGGGCGAAGGCCGTCGCGGTCGACGGACTGCTCGTAGTCGACATGCCGCTCGCCGCGCAGACCAACCGGGTCTACGACGGCTACCTCGCGGAACTCGCGACGACCGCCCCCGCCGACCTCGCGGTCAGCGCCGTGAGCATCGTGGGCGAACGTGCCGAGGTGGACGCGATCGTGAAACGCCTCTCGCTGCTCGCCTAG
- a CDS encoding GNAT family N-acetyltransferase, with protein MTIRLEPMAQSRLTDWIEARHTDYLESRMLAGESREVATEKALASRRENFPGGRPLDTHLVFDVWSDDAVVGDLWLGPLPAGGTDWWVFDIQIAEAHRRRGYARRALELGHVAAKERGATAIGLNVFGYNTGAKDLYESLGYAVTATQMKRPL; from the coding sequence ATGACGATTCGCCTCGAGCCCATGGCGCAGAGCCGCCTCACCGACTGGATAGAAGCCCGCCACACGGACTACCTCGAGTCGCGCATGCTGGCCGGGGAATCCCGCGAGGTCGCGACCGAGAAGGCGCTCGCCTCCCGCCGCGAGAACTTCCCGGGCGGCCGACCGCTCGACACCCACCTCGTTTTCGACGTGTGGTCGGATGACGCGGTCGTCGGCGACCTCTGGCTGGGGCCGCTCCCCGCCGGCGGCACGGACTGGTGGGTGTTCGACATCCAGATCGCCGAGGCGCACCGTCGACGCGGTTACGCGAGGCGTGCGCTGGAGCTCGGACACGTCGCGGCGAAAGAGCGCGGAGCCACCGCCATCGGCCTGAACGTGTTCGGCTACAACACAGGCGCGAAAGACCTGTACGAGTCGCTCGGCTACGCCGTCACGGCCACGCAGATGAAGCGGCCGCTCTAA
- a CDS encoding zinc ribbon domain-containing protein: protein MALKASPDAQARLLDLQALDTKIAQLTHRAKGLPQHAAIAKLQTEIDSLRIVLLEQSGAREDVLTELGRIESDVSLVTARIARDTERAQHSTSAKDAQAFEHELANLAKRQYDLEEIELTVMEKLEERENALAATNEQISALQAQIDAIVVERDAELVGLQADIVAADADRAAIAGTVPDDLLALYDKQRLRYGVGASHLRYGVSSASGVKLLENEMAEIRAAAPDDVIMCATSEGILVRTKESGL from the coding sequence ATGGCTCTGAAAGCCAGTCCAGACGCGCAGGCGAGGCTCCTCGACCTGCAGGCCCTCGACACGAAGATCGCCCAGCTCACGCACCGGGCGAAGGGCTTGCCACAGCACGCCGCGATCGCGAAGCTCCAGACGGAGATCGACTCGCTGCGCATCGTGCTCCTCGAGCAGTCGGGTGCCCGTGAAGACGTTCTCACCGAGCTCGGACGCATCGAATCGGATGTCTCTCTCGTCACCGCCCGCATCGCGCGCGACACCGAGCGCGCCCAGCACTCCACCTCGGCGAAAGACGCCCAGGCGTTCGAGCACGAACTGGCCAACCTGGCCAAGCGCCAGTACGACCTCGAAGAGATCGAGCTGACCGTGATGGAGAAGCTCGAGGAACGCGAGAACGCCCTCGCAGCGACGAACGAGCAGATCTCGGCGTTGCAGGCGCAGATCGACGCGATCGTCGTCGAGCGCGACGCGGAGCTCGTCGGGCTGCAGGCCGACATCGTCGCGGCCGACGCCGACCGCGCGGCCATCGCCGGCACCGTGCCCGACGACCTGCTCGCGCTCTACGACAAGCAGCGCCTGCGTTACGGCGTCGGCGCCTCGCACCTGCGCTACGGCGTCTCCAGCGCGAGCGGCGTGAAGCTGCTCGAGAACGAGATGGCGGAGATCCGCGCCGCCGCCCCCGACGACGTGATCATGTGCGCCACGAGCGAGGGCATCCTGGTACGCACGAAGGAATCCGGGCTCTGA
- a CDS encoding Nif3-like dinuclear metal center hexameric protein — translation MLHTLAEVNAVAETLWPLSGTESWDAPGLLSGDPARTVSSIHLAVDAVADTVDEAVAAGADLLLVHHPLLLRGVTSVAEDRYKGALLATLIRADCALIAAHTNADVVESGTSAVFAQKLGLLDATPIVPSSSNPAHGLGRVGRLATPTTLGTLARELGDILPATASGIRVSGDFDAPVTTVALCGGAGDSLLSDPAVLAADVYITSDLRHHPASEARENAQLGSGPALIDVSHWASEWLWLETAAAELRESLPGVTVTVSDLRTDPWDFVVLQ, via the coding sequence ATGCTCCACACACTCGCCGAGGTCAACGCGGTCGCCGAAACACTCTGGCCGCTCTCCGGCACCGAGTCGTGGGACGCGCCAGGCCTGCTCTCGGGCGACCCGGCGCGCACCGTCTCCTCGATCCACCTCGCCGTGGACGCCGTAGCCGACACTGTCGACGAGGCGGTCGCCGCGGGCGCCGACCTGTTGCTGGTGCACCACCCCTTACTGCTGCGCGGCGTGACCTCCGTCGCGGAAGACCGCTACAAGGGCGCGCTGCTCGCCACGCTCATCCGCGCCGACTGCGCGCTGATCGCCGCGCACACGAACGCCGACGTGGTCGAGTCCGGCACGTCCGCCGTCTTCGCCCAGAAGCTCGGCCTGCTCGACGCCACACCCATCGTGCCTTCCTCGTCGAACCCCGCCCACGGCCTCGGCCGCGTCGGCCGCCTCGCCACCCCGACCACCCTCGGAACGCTCGCTCGCGAACTCGGCGACATCCTGCCCGCGACGGCCAGCGGCATCCGCGTCTCCGGCGACTTCGATGCTCCCGTCACGACCGTGGCGCTGTGCGGGGGAGCGGGCGACTCGCTGCTCTCCGACCCGGCGGTGCTCGCCGCCGACGTGTACATCACGAGCGATCTGCGCCACCACCCGGCCTCCGAGGCCCGCGAGAACGCGCAGCTCGGATCCGGCCCGGCGCTCATCGACGTCTCGCACTGGGCGAGCGAGTGGTTGTGGCTCGAGACCGCGGCCGCCGAATTGCGCGAAAGCCTGCCCGGAGTGACCGTGACGGTGAGCGATCTCCGCACCGACCCCTGGGATTTCGTTGTCCTCCAGTAA
- a CDS encoding cytosine permease produces the protein MNSTGDTRGDDVNGVDHIDSSAEEEFAPPRIRRSTYTPPPQYREAVVPVAAPAEPVVTVAPPVQAAPPQAPAAPEPQQESPPTWAPPVTRPAAADPAPAVQPAAIQAPPVVQAPPVIETPPVIQTPVWTAPPAAPVAEPLTAAPVWTPQADLPAEPPVEPTSPYRPWTPDTHVDADAYWNTVRPPTYSPDDNGPDAEPLPPAPVWSLDTGLPERTELPNTPPAPRNDPYRPWTPEPFAETTPLWNALFPDAPPTPVGTETPVGTETPAAQTTPPQTRAPEVPAPEPTEPEPAAPEPTAAEPAAPTGYMTPDDEAATLAAHAPPAGQPWIPQRRSLPDDELLSVLEATDSRPGGTLSAMDALENEMRLREEEVQEYREWENSMLAVGTPEALAVVEQVRPEFSAIVIPTELVPTQAIPIQYPADDQLPPRSENPVEPAPVEPLPVEPEPEPDEAEHDMPQSWFDALANPSAPEEADDEHDIVRDIERDAPAPVVEAAPVAPVAVPTGYPVPKFDELIAVDTPPDPPAEPSAQTAVEVAPEEKRKRPFGVAVVDGSPQDPAAAPAVAPARVAVFTLEQSGERPTPRELRTGHAARLFWLWFAANSSVVSLGMGAMVFALGMSLRQSVVATLAGVALSFIPLGLGTLAGKRSGQPTVVVSRAAFGIVGNLLPAALALVSRVFWGAVLLWLFASSVSSSVGSGGSTAGLVVVFIVVGVMLAVVVAFLGYWLLARVQLIVSIVSAVLIVGFVALSWQRVDFAAALSVTDGPWVLVLTGAVAVFAFLGLVWANSASDLARYQRPGASAGSSGSNMLWAGFGTTLPSFLLVAYGALLAASDAALGSALMSDPVNALSSILPGWYAVPLIVVTGFGLLSGVVLSTYSGAFALQGVGVRVERQWATLVVGALLAVAAVAFSLADVDLVDVFRDLATTIAVPVAAWAGIFAADTMIRNRPFHTDSLLRAGGVYPNVNWINLPALVVITAVGWAFTSATVAGLGWQGFGFSLVGVTLDGDFAGSDVGVLIALVLGILTPIVTGIGTIRRQEAAARQLGRATPK, from the coding sequence ATGAACAGCACGGGCGACACACGAGGCGACGACGTGAACGGCGTCGATCACATCGACTCGTCGGCCGAAGAAGAGTTCGCTCCGCCCCGGATTCGCCGCTCGACCTACACGCCGCCGCCGCAGTATCGCGAGGCAGTGGTGCCGGTGGCGGCTCCCGCCGAACCCGTTGTGACCGTTGCGCCTCCCGTGCAGGCCGCGCCGCCACAGGCGCCCGCTGCCCCCGAACCTCAGCAGGAATCGCCGCCGACGTGGGCGCCTCCCGTGACCCGGCCCGCTGCGGCCGACCCGGCTCCCGCGGTCCAGCCCGCGGCGATCCAGGCCCCGCCCGTGGTCCAGGCCCCGCCCGTGATCGAGACCCCGCCCGTGATCCAGACCCCGGTCTGGACCGCACCGCCCGCCGCTCCCGTCGCCGAGCCGCTCACGGCCGCGCCCGTCTGGACGCCCCAGGCAGACCTGCCCGCCGAGCCACCGGTCGAGCCGACGTCGCCGTACCGCCCGTGGACGCCCGACACCCACGTCGACGCCGACGCGTACTGGAACACGGTGCGGCCGCCGACCTATTCGCCCGACGACAACGGCCCAGACGCCGAGCCGCTCCCACCCGCGCCCGTGTGGTCTCTCGACACCGGTCTGCCCGAGCGGACCGAGCTGCCGAACACCCCGCCGGCGCCGCGCAACGATCCGTACCGCCCCTGGACGCCCGAGCCCTTCGCCGAGACGACCCCGCTGTGGAACGCGTTGTTCCCCGACGCCCCTCCCACCCCGGTCGGCACCGAGACCCCGGTCGGCACCGAGACCCCGGCCGCCCAGACAACGCCACCGCAGACCCGGGCACCGGAGGTTCCGGCACCCGAGCCCACCGAGCCAGAGCCCGCCGCGCCGGAACCCACCGCCGCCGAGCCAGCCGCACCGACGGGCTATATGACCCCCGACGATGAGGCCGCCACCCTCGCAGCGCACGCGCCGCCGGCCGGACAGCCGTGGATTCCGCAGCGGCGCTCGCTTCCCGACGACGAACTCCTCAGCGTGCTCGAGGCGACCGACAGCAGGCCCGGCGGCACCCTCAGCGCCATGGATGCCCTCGAGAACGAAATGCGCCTGCGCGAGGAAGAGGTGCAGGAGTACCGCGAGTGGGAGAACTCCATGCTCGCCGTCGGTACACCCGAGGCACTCGCCGTCGTGGAGCAGGTGCGGCCGGAGTTCAGCGCGATCGTCATCCCCACCGAGCTGGTTCCCACCCAGGCGATCCCGATCCAGTATCCGGCGGACGACCAGCTGCCGCCGCGCTCCGAGAACCCGGTAGAGCCCGCGCCGGTAGAGCCGCTCCCGGTGGAGCCCGAGCCCGAGCCCGACGAGGCCGAGCACGACATGCCGCAGTCCTGGTTCGACGCCCTGGCGAACCCGTCCGCACCCGAGGAAGCCGACGACGAACACGACATCGTGCGCGACATCGAACGCGACGCCCCGGCGCCGGTCGTCGAAGCCGCCCCGGTAGCGCCGGTGGCGGTGCCCACCGGCTATCCGGTGCCCAAGTTCGACGAACTCATCGCCGTCGACACACCGCCCGATCCGCCCGCCGAGCCGTCGGCCCAGACGGCGGTCGAAGTCGCGCCGGAGGAGAAACGAAAGCGCCCTTTTGGCGTCGCCGTCGTTGACGGCAGCCCCCAGGACCCCGCAGCCGCTCCCGCGGTAGCGCCGGCGCGCGTCGCCGTCTTCACCCTCGAGCAGTCGGGAGAGCGGCCCACACCGCGGGAATTGCGAACCGGCCACGCCGCTCGGCTGTTCTGGCTCTGGTTCGCCGCCAATTCCTCGGTGGTGAGCCTCGGCATGGGCGCTATGGTGTTCGCGCTCGGAATGAGCCTGCGGCAGTCGGTGGTGGCGACCCTCGCGGGGGTCGCGCTGTCGTTCATCCCGCTCGGACTCGGCACGCTGGCCGGTAAGCGCAGCGGGCAGCCCACGGTGGTGGTGTCGCGGGCGGCCTTCGGCATCGTCGGCAACCTGTTACCCGCCGCGCTCGCCCTCGTGTCGCGGGTGTTCTGGGGCGCCGTGCTGCTCTGGCTCTTCGCGTCATCCGTCTCGTCCAGCGTCGGGAGCGGCGGATCCACGGCCGGACTCGTGGTTGTCTTCATCGTCGTCGGAGTCATGCTCGCCGTGGTCGTCGCGTTCCTCGGCTACTGGTTGCTCGCCCGTGTGCAGTTGATCGTGAGCATCGTGTCGGCCGTGCTCATCGTCGGCTTCGTCGCCCTCAGCTGGCAGCGGGTCGACTTCGCCGCGGCGCTCTCGGTGACCGACGGACCGTGGGTCCTCGTGCTCACCGGAGCGGTCGCCGTGTTCGCGTTCCTCGGCCTGGTCTGGGCCAACAGCGCGTCCGACCTCGCCCGCTACCAGCGGCCGGGCGCGTCGGCTGGCTCCAGCGGATCGAACATGCTCTGGGCCGGATTCGGCACGACGCTGCCGAGCTTCCTGCTGGTGGCCTACGGCGCGCTGCTCGCGGCCTCCGACGCGGCGCTCGGCTCCGCGCTCATGAGCGACCCGGTGAACGCACTCTCGTCGATCCTTCCCGGATGGTACGCGGTTCCCCTCATCGTGGTGACCGGCTTCGGGCTGCTCTCGGGTGTCGTGCTGTCGACCTACTCCGGCGCCTTCGCTCTGCAGGGCGTCGGCGTGCGCGTCGAACGCCAGTGGGCGACGCTCGTCGTCGGCGCGCTCCTCGCGGTGGCCGCCGTGGCGTTCAGCCTCGCCGACGTCGACCTCGTCGACGTGTTCCGCGACCTCGCCACCACGATCGCCGTTCCGGTGGCAGCCTGGGCGGGGATCTTCGCCGCCGACACCATGATCCGCAACCGGCCCTTCCACACCGACTCGCTGCTGCGCGCCGGGGGCGTCTACCCGAACGTCAACTGGATCAACCTGCCCGCCCTCGTCGTCATCACGGCGGTCGGCTGGGCATTCACCTCCGCGACGGTCGCCGGGCTCGGCTGGCAGGGGTTCGGTTTCTCGCTCGTCGGCGTAACCCTCGACGGCGACTTCGCCGGCAGCGATGTCGGGGTGCTCATCGCGCTCGTCCTCGGGATCCTCACGCCGATTGTCACCGGTATCGGCACGATCCGCCGACAGGAAGCAGCCGCGCGCCAATTAGGTCGCGCGACGCCAAAGTAG